A single window of Nicotiana tomentosiformis chromosome 1, ASM39032v3, whole genome shotgun sequence DNA harbors:
- the LOC138908850 gene encoding uncharacterized protein — protein MTCMRNFHPNLKSQSNSEIMIQEVEGDVETEYDEEATFEEVSRELKHFEENPKPNLNETEAINLGEQNNVRETKISVHLEPQIKEEIIKTLFAYKDVFAWSYDDMPSLSTDLVVHKLPTDPTFPPVKQKLRKFKIDMSVKIKEEITKQLEAKVIRVTQYPIWLANVVPVPKKDGKTRVCVD, from the coding sequence atgacatgcatgaggaattttcatccaaatcttaaaagccaatccaaTTCTGAAATAATGATCCAAGAAGTAGAGGGTGATGTTGAAACAGAATACGATGAAGAAGCGACATTTGAGGAAGTCAGTAGAGAACTAAAACACTTCGAAGAAAACCCCaagcctaatttgaatgaaaccgaagcaatcaatttaggagaacAAAATAATGTCagggaaaccaagataagtgtgcatctggaaccgcaaatcaaggaagaaataatcaaaacactgtttgcatacaaagatgtctttgcatggtcgtatgacgacatgCCGAGCTTGAGCACTGATTTGGTAGTTCATAAATTGCCAACTGACCCTACATTCCCTCCtgtcaagcaaaagttaagaaagttcaagattgacatgagtgtgaagattaaagaagaaatcacaaagcaactGGAGGCAAAAGTCATTCGGGTTACTCAGTATCCCATTTGGTTAGCTAATGTGGTtccagtaccaaagaaggatggtaagacgAGGGTGTGTGTTGATTAA
- the LOC138908852 gene encoding uncharacterized protein — MKAQALADHLAENPVDEVYEPLKTYFPDKKVMYVDEADQDGKPGWKLFFDGAANMKGVGIGVVLISETRRHYPVTAQLRFYCTNNMAEYEAYILGLRLAINLGVQEILVLGDSDLLVHQIQGEWETRDLKLIPYRQCLHDLCQRFRSVEFRHILRIHNEIADALATLASMLHHPDKTYVDPLHIQIRDQHAYCNMVEEEPDGEP, encoded by the coding sequence atgaaagcccaagccctAGCCGATCACTTGGCTGAGAATCCGGTGGATGAAGTATATGAGccactgaagacttattttcctgatAAAAAAGTGATGTATGTTGATGAGGCTGATCAGGATGGAAAGccaggttggaaactcttctttgatggagctgctaacatgaaaggtgtcggaataggggttgtactcatttctgaaacaaggcgtcactaccccgtaacagctcagcttcgattttattgcactaacaacatggctgaataCGAGGCATACATCCTGGGTTTAAGGCTAGCCATAAACTTAGGAGTTCAagaaatattggttttgggagattcagatttgttagttcaccagattcagggagagTGGGAAACTCGGgatttgaagctcataccgtatcgacagtgtctgcatgatctttgtcaacggttcaggtcggtagaattcaggcatattctcaggattcataatgagattgcCGATGCCTTGGCTACTCTAGCATCAATGTTACACCATCCAGATAAGACTTATGTCGACCCTCTGCATATCCAAATCCGTGATCAGCATGCCTATTGCAATATGGTTGAGGAGGAACCCGATGGTGAGCCTTAG